GAAATCCTCACGCTTATGCACATTTGAGATATGAACCTCAACCACTGGAAGACCGCAGGACAGTATTGCGTCTCTTATTGCAACACTCGTATGGGTGTATGCTCCTGGGTTGATGACAATTCCCTGAGCGCTTGTCATTGCATCTTGAATAGTGCTTACAATCTCGCCCTCAGAGTTTGACTGGAAAAATGAAAGGTCTACCTCAAGCTCCTTTGCTTTATTGGAAAGAGAATTGTTTATCTCTTCAAGAGTGGTTGCCCC
This genomic window from Thermodesulfobacteriota bacterium contains:
- the aroQ gene encoding type II 3-dehydroquinate dehydratase, producing MNILIIHGPNLNMLGKREPDIYGATTLEEINNSLSNKAKELEVDLSFFQSNSEGEIVSTIQDAMTSAQGIVINPGAYTHTSVAIRDAILSCGLPVVEVHISNVHKREDFRQKSFVSGVALGVISGFGINSYFLGLSGLVSYLKENS